One stretch of Labrenzia sp. CE80 DNA includes these proteins:
- a CDS encoding nitrilase-related carbon-nitrogen hydrolase — MTDYCLALWAMNLGFSPAHPQAFADHVEARLLEAKAAGAKLLVLPEYAIEACLAFKPDGLKPTEEMAFLAEIGAQVVELLRPLPQAHGISLLAGSMPVQGEGGLTNTAILLTPDGREIQQDKLSLTPGEMDPETWQLLGGREIQTFELDGLKMAILICLDVEMPALSCLLAKGNLDLLLVPSMTEMLSGYHRVFDCAKARAVELMTSVAVCGTVGRTPGTTQMETNVSGASLFVPCEEELGFTGVAGAVAATDGMAAEEPFLIAKVPVGTVRALRAGGGEVWPGGWSADHIVVTSTS, encoded by the coding sequence ATGACTGACTATTGCCTTGCCCTTTGGGCGATGAATCTCGGGTTTTCGCCCGCACATCCGCAAGCGTTTGCCGATCATGTCGAGGCACGTCTCCTGGAGGCAAAGGCGGCCGGTGCGAAGCTTTTGGTTCTGCCGGAATATGCGATCGAGGCGTGCCTTGCGTTCAAGCCGGATGGACTGAAACCCACTGAGGAGATGGCGTTCCTCGCCGAGATCGGTGCGCAGGTGGTTGAGCTGCTGCGCCCCTTGCCACAGGCGCATGGGATCTCGTTGCTGGCCGGCTCCATGCCTGTTCAAGGTGAGGGAGGTCTGACCAACACTGCAATCCTGCTGACCCCGGATGGCCGGGAGATCCAGCAGGACAAGCTGTCGCTCACGCCGGGCGAAATGGATCCGGAGACCTGGCAGCTGCTGGGCGGGCGCGAGATTCAAACTTTCGAACTCGATGGCCTGAAGATGGCGATCCTAATTTGTCTCGATGTCGAAATGCCGGCGCTCTCCTGCCTCCTGGCGAAGGGGAATCTGGATCTTTTGCTGGTGCCATCCATGACCGAAATGCTTTCCGGCTATCACCGGGTGTTCGACTGCGCCAAGGCGCGGGCGGTTGAGCTGATGACGAGCGTTGCCGTCTGCGGCACCGTCGGTCGAACGCCTGGTACCACACAGATGGAAACCAATGTGTCCGGGGCCTCGCTCTTTGTTCCCTGCGAGGAAGAGCTCGGCTTCACGGGGGTGGCCGGTGCGGTTGCTGCCACCGACGGCATGGCGGCAGAAGAGCCCTTTCTCATCGCGAAAGTGCCGGTTGGCACAGTACGAGCCTTGCGCGCAGGTGGCGGTGAGGTCTGGCCAGGGGGCTGGTCGGCCGATCACATTGTCGTAACAAGCACTTCCTAG
- the recJ gene encoding single-stranded-DNA-specific exonuclease RecJ, which translates to MSGPTEDSGAGRLVLGVARSANDNAWRDRLSASEALNAMTISQRNGLPDVLARVMAARGVAPEQAEDFLSPSLKTLMPDPSRLVAMDEAVMRVADAVEKGTRIAIFGDYDVDGATSSAVLAKYLRWMGLDPVIHIPDRIIEGYGPNGPAIEALRQGGAELLITVDCGSTSFEAFEVARKVGLDVVVLDHHQVGETLPAVEALVNPNRQDDLSGQGHLAAVGVTFLFLVGLNRELRSRGAFNSGQAPDLMALLDLVALGTVCDVVPLQGLNRAYVTRGLGVMHKRLNPGIASLADVARVAGKPASYHLGFLLGPRINAGGRIGDAALGARLLTCDDPSEARAIAEKLDQLNADRQAMEAVMLEQAGAQAVVAMEQHDPAVLLTGSDDWHPGIVGLIASRLKDAHRRPAFAIAYDKDGKGTGSGRSIQGVDLGKAVREAVDLGLLEKGGGHAMAAGLTVLRDKTDNLNAFFKERLSADVEVAASLRDLKVDAALTAGGATLELMELLEKAGPYGAGHSEPVFAFPAHRISFADVVGKGHVRASISSPDGTALKAISFKAEDKPHGQMLLNSRGRNLHVVGTLSIDTWQGSPKVQLRIIDVADPQKVRV; encoded by the coding sequence ATGAGCGGCCCGACCGAAGACAGCGGTGCGGGCCGCCTTGTTCTGGGCGTCGCGCGGTCGGCCAATGACAACGCTTGGCGCGACCGGCTGAGCGCGTCCGAGGCGCTCAATGCCATGACCATTTCCCAGCGAAACGGGTTGCCGGACGTCTTGGCGCGGGTGATGGCGGCCCGCGGCGTTGCGCCGGAACAGGCCGAGGATTTTCTCAGCCCATCGCTCAAGACGCTCATGCCCGATCCTTCACGGCTGGTGGCGATGGATGAGGCCGTCATGCGCGTGGCGGATGCGGTCGAGAAGGGCACCCGGATCGCGATCTTTGGCGACTACGATGTGGACGGTGCGACTTCGTCGGCGGTTCTTGCGAAATATCTGCGCTGGATGGGCCTTGATCCGGTCATTCATATTCCGGACCGGATCATCGAAGGCTACGGGCCGAACGGACCTGCCATCGAGGCCCTTCGACAGGGCGGTGCAGAGCTTCTGATCACCGTTGATTGCGGCAGTACATCGTTCGAAGCCTTTGAAGTTGCCCGCAAGGTTGGGCTTGATGTCGTGGTGCTAGACCATCACCAGGTCGGAGAGACGCTGCCCGCCGTCGAGGCGCTGGTCAATCCGAACCGGCAGGATGACCTGTCCGGCCAGGGGCATCTGGCAGCCGTGGGCGTGACCTTTCTGTTTCTCGTCGGTTTGAACAGGGAATTGCGCAGCCGAGGTGCCTTCAACAGTGGTCAGGCGCCTGACCTCATGGCGCTGCTGGATTTGGTGGCACTCGGCACGGTCTGTGACGTGGTACCGCTTCAGGGGTTGAATCGGGCTTATGTGACCCGAGGCCTTGGTGTCATGCACAAGCGTCTCAATCCCGGGATTGCGTCTCTTGCAGATGTTGCGCGAGTGGCTGGCAAGCCTGCCTCCTATCATCTGGGGTTTCTGCTCGGGCCGCGGATCAATGCCGGCGGACGCATCGGTGATGCTGCGCTCGGCGCGCGGCTCCTGACCTGCGATGACCCGTCCGAGGCCCGCGCCATTGCGGAAAAGCTGGATCAGCTGAACGCGGACCGGCAGGCCATGGAAGCTGTCATGCTGGAACAGGCCGGCGCCCAGGCTGTCGTCGCCATGGAACAGCATGACCCGGCGGTGCTCCTCACCGGATCTGACGACTGGCATCCCGGTATCGTCGGCCTGATCGCCTCCCGTCTGAAAGACGCCCATCGGCGCCCTGCCTTTGCCATTGCCTACGACAAGGACGGCAAGGGCACCGGATCGGGACGCTCGATCCAGGGTGTCGATCTGGGCAAGGCCGTTCGCGAGGCGGTCGACCTGGGGCTTTTGGAAAAAGGCGGTGGTCATGCCATGGCGGCAGGGCTTACCGTTCTGCGTGACAAGACGGACAATCTAAACGCCTTCTTCAAGGAACGTTTGAGTGCGGATGTCGAGGTCGCAGCGTCGCTACGTGACCTCAAGGTCGATGCGGCCCTGACGGCCGGGGGCGCGACGCTGGAGCTGATGGAACTTCTTGAAAAAGCAGGTCCTTACGGCGCCGGGCATTCGGAGCCTGTGTTTGCCTTTCCGGCGCACCGGATCTCCTTCGCCGACGTCGTCGGCAAGGGGCATGTGCGGGCCAGCATCTCATCGCCGGATGGCACGGCATTGAAGGCAATCAGCTTCAAGGCGGAAGACAAGCCGCATGGCCAGATGCTCTTGAACAGCCGGGGCAGGAACCTGCATGTTGTCGGAACGCTCTCCATCGACACATGGCAAGGGTCGCCGAAAGTTCAGCTCCGGATAATCGACGTAGCGGACCCGCAAAAAGTCCGCGTCTAA
- a CDS encoding NUDIX hydrolase, whose amino-acid sequence MSSIDFSSVAARPILRDLKSLFRRPARLQIAALCYRARKGKIEVLLVTSRSSRRWILPKGWPIMKRRAHKTAEIEAYEEAGIIGKVAKTPFGSFSSYKGHNGGLKIRTDVAVYPIKVERQLDSFPELGQRELSWLSIDDAIEAADEPGLSQLLGQFKSEVAEIDKLTPA is encoded by the coding sequence ATGTCCTCAATCGATTTTTCCTCTGTGGCTGCAAGGCCAATCCTCCGCGATCTGAAAAGCTTGTTTCGGCGACCTGCACGCTTGCAGATTGCCGCGCTGTGCTATCGCGCGCGCAAGGGAAAGATCGAAGTTCTGCTGGTTACCTCGCGTTCGTCGCGCAGATGGATCCTTCCCAAGGGCTGGCCGATTATGAAACGCCGGGCGCACAAGACGGCGGAGATCGAAGCCTATGAAGAGGCTGGAATCATCGGCAAGGTCGCAAAGACGCCTTTCGGCAGCTTTTCATCCTACAAGGGGCACAATGGTGGCCTCAAAATCCGGACGGATGTTGCTGTCTATCCGATCAAGGTGGAACGGCAACTCGACAGTTTTCCGGAGCTTGGCCAGCGGGAATTGAGCTGGCTATCCATCGACGACGCCATCGAGGCGGCGGACGAGCCGGGATTGAGCCAACTTCTGGGTCAATTCAAGAGTGAAGTTGCGGAAATCGACAAGCTTACGCCGGCTTAG